One window from the genome of Vicinamibacterales bacterium encodes:
- a CDS encoding alpha/beta fold hydrolase produces MSTSSDFVPRRRLAHGHLMTVYCWGSRRQFSLPAPEARLLQVTADTQVLAHCYWQPDRAAHPTILALHGLEGSSSAHYMLGIADKALRAGFNAVLLNQRNCGGTEHLGPGLYHSGLVEDAALLIRQLADRDGLSRVVAAGYSLGGNLALRLAGTHSPAELPTLKGVCAISPVIDLEACVQALERRSNFVYQWNFVRNLKNRMRRKAAHHPGRFDLSRLDAIHTVRQFDAAYTAPYFGFESAEDYYARAAALRVVDRIRVPALVIAAKDDPFVPYDSFGHPALAANHHIRVVVSAHGGHCGFLAAGDGADDDGYWAERQIVRFAASVTN; encoded by the coding sequence GTGAGCACCTCGTCCGACTTCGTCCCGCGCCGGCGGCTGGCGCACGGGCACCTGATGACCGTCTACTGCTGGGGCTCGCGGCGGCAGTTCTCGCTGCCCGCGCCGGAAGCGCGGCTGCTGCAGGTCACCGCCGACACCCAGGTACTGGCCCATTGCTACTGGCAGCCGGATCGCGCCGCGCATCCGACGATTCTGGCGCTGCACGGCCTCGAAGGCTCCAGCTCCGCCCACTACATGCTCGGCATCGCCGACAAGGCGCTCCGCGCCGGGTTCAACGCCGTGCTGCTCAATCAGCGTAATTGCGGTGGCACCGAGCATCTCGGGCCGGGCCTCTACCACTCGGGGCTCGTCGAGGACGCCGCGCTGCTCATCCGGCAGCTCGCCGATCGCGACGGCCTCAGCCGCGTGGTGGCAGCGGGCTATTCGCTCGGCGGCAACCTGGCGCTGCGGCTGGCAGGAACCCATTCCCCCGCCGAGCTGCCGACCTTGAAGGGCGTCTGCGCCATTTCGCCGGTGATCGACCTGGAAGCCTGCGTGCAGGCGCTCGAGCGGCGGTCGAACTTCGTCTATCAGTGGAATTTCGTCCGCAACCTGAAGAACCGGATGCGCCGGAAAGCCGCGCACCATCCGGGTCGCTTCGACCTGTCCCGGCTCGATGCGATCCACACCGTCCGCCAGTTCGACGCGGCCTACACGGCACCGTACTTCGGATTCGAGAGCGCCGAGGACTACTACGCGCGTGCCGCCGCGCTGCGTGTCGTCGATCGGATCCGGGTGCCGGCGCTCGTCATCGCGGCCAAGGACGACCCTTTCGTGCCGTACGACTCTTTCGGGCATCCGGCGCTGGCCGCCAACCACCACATCAGGGTCGTCGTCTCCGCGCACGGCGGGCACTGTGGATTCCTCGCCGCCGGCGACGGCGCCGACGACGACGGCTACTGGGCCGAGCGCCAGATCGTGCGCTTCGCGGCATCGGTCACCAACTGA
- a CDS encoding radical SAM protein, producing MTPFHRPLRVKFVLPALTEATSPFWRPIKYSLFPPLGLATLAAFLRSDDEAVIVDEHVERLALDDEPDLVVIQVYITNAYRAYRIADHYRAHGAFVALGGLHVTSLPEEAAQHADAILLGPGEQTFPQFLRDLRDGCPRGVYRSTGGRTIEDVPPLRRDLIQRRRYLVPNSIVVTRGCPQHCDFCYKDAFFEGGRSFYTQRVDAALAEIGRLPGRHLYFLDDHLLGDPRFARALFDGLRGMNRLFQGAATVDSILRGDLIERAAEAGLRSLFVGFETLTPENLRRSRKHQNLGRDYSAVARRLHDLGIMINGSFVFGMDDDGEDVFPRTVGWAIDHGLTTATFHIQTPYPGTGLHARLAEQGRIVTRDWDLYDTRHVVFRPARLSPRALEEGYWRAYADFYRWSAIARASFTHGTLKHQIKHFGYAAGWKKFEGCWNLLIRARQLSVMTPLLEGVLSKVSSGGTTKAVHNVAAPTAALERGSDVV from the coding sequence GTGACGCCATTCCATCGTCCGCTTCGCGTGAAGTTCGTTCTGCCGGCGCTGACCGAGGCCACCAGCCCGTTCTGGCGGCCGATCAAATACTCGCTCTTCCCGCCGCTCGGACTGGCGACGCTCGCCGCGTTTCTGCGTTCCGACGACGAGGCCGTCATCGTCGACGAGCACGTCGAACGGCTGGCGCTCGACGACGAACCGGACCTGGTCGTGATCCAGGTCTACATCACCAACGCCTACCGCGCCTATCGCATCGCCGACCACTATCGGGCGCACGGCGCGTTCGTCGCGCTCGGCGGGCTGCACGTCACCTCCCTCCCAGAGGAAGCGGCACAGCACGCCGACGCGATCCTGCTCGGTCCCGGCGAGCAGACGTTTCCGCAGTTCCTCCGCGACCTGCGCGACGGCTGTCCGCGCGGCGTCTACCGATCGACGGGCGGGCGAACGATCGAGGACGTGCCGCCACTGCGCCGGGACCTGATCCAGCGCCGCCGCTATCTCGTGCCGAACTCCATTGTCGTGACGCGCGGCTGCCCCCAGCACTGCGACTTCTGCTACAAGGACGCCTTCTTCGAGGGAGGACGCTCCTTTTACACGCAGCGCGTCGACGCCGCGCTGGCCGAGATCGGCCGCCTGCCCGGGCGGCACCTGTATTTCCTCGACGATCACCTGCTGGGCGATCCGCGCTTCGCGCGCGCGCTCTTCGACGGGCTGCGCGGCATGAACCGTCTCTTTCAGGGGGCGGCGACGGTCGACTCGATTCTGCGGGGCGATCTCATCGAGCGCGCCGCCGAAGCGGGCCTGCGCAGCCTGTTCGTCGGCTTCGAAACGCTGACCCCTGAGAACCTGCGCCGCAGCCGCAAGCACCAGAATCTCGGACGCGACTACTCGGCGGTGGCGCGGCGCCTCCACGACCTCGGCATCATGATCAACGGCAGCTTCGTTTTCGGGATGGACGACGACGGGGAAGACGTCTTTCCGCGTACGGTGGGCTGGGCGATCGATCACGGTCTCACCACCGCCACCTTCCACATCCAGACTCCATATCCCGGAACCGGGCTCCACGCCCGCCTGGCGGAGCAGGGCCGCATCGTGACGCGCGACTGGGACCTCTATGACACCCGGCACGTGGTCTTCCGTCCGGCGCGGCTCTCGCCGCGAGCGCTCGAAGAGGGATACTGGCGCGCCTACGCGGATTTCTACCGGTGGAGCGCGATCGCCCGCGCCTCGTTCACGCACGGCACGCTGAAACACCAGATCAAGCACTTCGGGTATGCCGCCGGCTGGAAGAAGTTCGAGGGATGCTGGAATCTGCTGATCCGCGCGCGTCAGCTGTCGGTGATGACGCCGCTGCTCGAAGGAGTACTCTCGAAAGTGTCGTCGGGAGGGACCACGAAGGCGGTCCACAACGTGGCGGCGCCGACGGCGGCGCTGGAACGGGGCAGTGACGTAGTGTGA
- a CDS encoding ABC transporter permease: MASLRYAARALLATPGFTVVAIATLALGIAVNTAIFSVVNAVLLRPLPFRDEARVVRVWTTNTRGERSNHSAGDFLDLKRENRSLAAIAGYRGELAAASAKPGETVQLGLEHVTADFFDVLGTPPALGRTFTGAADLRGERQVVIGDEAWQKLFDRDASAVGRRVRINGEPCTVVAVMPKRFEWIDGSSLWLLAQQPVPPSPLDVKEADPLTNRDSHYFEAVAHLAPDVTIAQAQQDLHAIAATIQRDHPDNGGRDVRLVPVREDLVGDVRDALLVIQGAVGLVLLVACANVSSLLIARGAGRRRELTIRAALGASRARLVSQLLAETALLGLGGGLLGLLASLWLVQALVRLMPDGVPRAASVSVDVPVMLVTLAAALTTSVLFGVVPALQASRVDSAQALKQSGDRGSSRTRGRAALVIGEIALTLVLLAGAGVLGRSFVRLQQVDPGFAVEHATVADLMLPQTRYPKGTDQARLYHRLIDGLAARGGLQAVAVGFPGPFHGANASGSFVREGDDMHAKGERPRANIAAVSGGYFAAMGIPRIAGRAFDDRDRAEGPDVAIVNTTLAGRYWPGQDPIGKRIRTDDDPKTPWTTVVGLVVDTRQLGLKEAPPPLLYVPYEQFSLPFTTVAVRSGLPQASVVALLKAELAAVDPDLAFGDINPLETEVRGSLAEARFRTLLIGLFAALAVALAAIGLYGLISYTVAQRTREIGIRVALGAAPRQVLLPSVTDGVVLALAGIACGVVAAVAAGRALSAFVFGVGTSDPLTLAGVSALLLLVAAAASYLPSRRALKVDPIVALRAE, from the coding sequence ATGGCTTCCCTGCGCTACGCTGCCCGTGCGCTGCTCGCAACCCCCGGGTTCACCGTCGTCGCGATCGCGACGCTGGCGCTCGGCATCGCGGTCAATACCGCGATCTTCAGTGTGGTCAACGCCGTGCTGCTGCGGCCGCTGCCGTTCCGCGACGAGGCTCGCGTCGTCCGGGTGTGGACGACGAACACGCGCGGCGAACGCAGCAACCACTCGGCCGGCGACTTCCTCGATTTGAAGCGTGAGAACCGTTCGCTCGCCGCGATCGCCGGCTATCGCGGCGAGCTTGCCGCCGCCAGCGCCAAGCCTGGTGAGACCGTGCAGCTCGGCCTCGAACACGTCACCGCCGACTTCTTCGACGTGCTCGGCACGCCTCCGGCGCTGGGGCGCACGTTCACCGGCGCGGCCGACCTCAGGGGCGAGCGCCAGGTCGTCATCGGCGACGAGGCCTGGCAGAAGCTCTTCGATCGCGATGCCTCGGCAGTCGGCCGGCGCGTCCGCATCAACGGCGAGCCCTGCACCGTGGTCGCCGTCATGCCGAAGCGATTCGAATGGATCGACGGCTCGTCGCTGTGGCTGCTGGCGCAGCAGCCGGTGCCCCCGTCGCCGCTCGACGTGAAGGAGGCCGATCCGCTGACCAATCGCGACAGCCACTACTTCGAAGCGGTGGCGCATCTGGCGCCCGACGTCACGATCGCCCAGGCGCAGCAGGATCTGCACGCAATCGCGGCCACGATCCAGCGCGATCATCCCGACAACGGCGGCCGCGACGTGCGCCTGGTTCCGGTGCGAGAGGACCTGGTCGGCGACGTCCGCGACGCGTTGCTCGTCATCCAGGGGGCGGTCGGTCTGGTGCTGCTGGTCGCCTGCGCCAACGTGTCGAGCCTGTTGATCGCGCGCGGCGCCGGACGGCGGCGCGAGCTCACCATCCGCGCCGCACTCGGCGCCTCGCGGGCCAGGCTCGTCTCGCAACTGCTCGCCGAGACGGCCCTGCTCGGCCTCGGCGGCGGCCTTCTCGGACTGCTGGCCAGCCTCTGGCTCGTCCAGGCGCTCGTCCGGCTGATGCCCGACGGCGTACCGCGCGCCGCAAGCGTGAGCGTCGACGTGCCGGTGATGCTGGTGACGCTTGCCGCGGCGCTGACGACCAGTGTCCTGTTCGGCGTCGTGCCGGCGCTGCAGGCGTCGCGGGTCGACTCGGCGCAGGCGCTGAAGCAGTCCGGTGATCGCGGTTCGTCGCGAACGCGGGGACGCGCCGCGCTGGTCATCGGCGAGATCGCGCTGACGCTGGTCCTCCTCGCGGGCGCCGGCGTCCTCGGCAGGAGTTTCGTGCGTCTCCAACAGGTCGACCCGGGATTCGCCGTCGAACACGCCACGGTCGCGGACCTGATGCTGCCGCAGACGCGGTATCCGAAAGGGACCGACCAGGCACGCCTGTACCATCGGCTGATCGACGGGCTCGCGGCGCGGGGCGGCCTGCAGGCGGTGGCCGTCGGCTTCCCCGGTCCGTTCCATGGCGCCAACGCCAGCGGCTCGTTCGTGCGCGAAGGCGACGACATGCACGCCAAAGGGGAACGGCCGCGCGCCAACATCGCGGCCGTGTCGGGCGGTTACTTCGCCGCGATGGGCATCCCGCGGATTGCCGGACGGGCCTTCGACGATCGCGACCGCGCCGAAGGGCCGGACGTCGCGATCGTCAACACGACGCTGGCGGGGCGCTACTGGCCAGGCCAGGATCCGATCGGCAAGCGGATCCGCACCGACGACGACCCGAAGACGCCCTGGACGACCGTCGTCGGGCTGGTCGTCGACACGCGGCAGCTGGGACTGAAGGAAGCGCCGCCGCCGCTCCTGTACGTTCCCTACGAGCAGTTCTCGCTGCCCTTCACGACCGTCGCGGTCCGCAGCGGGCTACCGCAGGCCTCGGTCGTCGCGCTGTTGAAAGCGGAATTGGCCGCCGTCGACCCCGACCTCGCGTTTGGCGACATCAATCCGCTCGAGACAGAGGTGCGCGGCAGCCTCGCCGAAGCGCGCTTCCGGACGCTGCTGATCGGGCTGTTCGCGGCGCTGGCAGTGGCGCTGGCGGCGATCGGACTCTACGGGTTGATCAGCTACACGGTCGCGCAGCGCACACGCGAGATCGGGATCCGCGTCGCGCTTGGCGCGGCCCCCAGGCAGGTACTGCTGCCGTCGGTGACCGACGGCGTGGTGCTGGCGCTGGCAGGGATCGCGTGCGGGGTCGTCGCGGCCGTGGCGGCGGGCCGCGCGCTGTCGGCGTTCGTGTTCGGCGTCGGGACCAGTGATCCGCTGACGCTGGCGGGGGTGTCGGCGCTGCTGCTGCTCGTCGCGGCGGCGGCCAGCTACCTGCCGTCGCGGCGCGCCTTGAAAGTGGATCCGATCGTGGCGCTGCGCGCCGAGTAG
- a CDS encoding DUF72 domain-containing protein: MRYWIGTSGYNYPEWRGSFYPEKFPANRMLGFYAERFTTVEVNYTFYRMPTDKLLDGWAAGTPDGFTFTLKAPRRITHDAKLRDCAELTQTFVRTAATLGGKLGVLLFQLPPNFKRNDEVLAAFLHSLPERTRAAFEFRHESWHDEAVFAALAARNLALCVADSEKMSTPVVATADYSYFRLRDEGYQPDDIRRWGATIAGLSAARDAFVYFKHEEQGKGPEFARLLQSSVTPAGLE; the protein is encoded by the coding sequence ATGCGCTACTGGATCGGCACCTCCGGCTACAACTATCCCGAATGGCGCGGCAGCTTCTATCCCGAGAAGTTCCCCGCCAACCGGATGCTCGGCTTCTACGCCGAACGCTTCACCACGGTCGAGGTGAACTACACCTTCTACCGCATGCCGACCGACAAACTTCTCGACGGCTGGGCGGCCGGCACCCCCGACGGTTTCACCTTCACGCTGAAAGCGCCGCGGCGCATCACCCACGACGCGAAGCTGCGCGACTGCGCCGAGCTCACCCAGACCTTCGTGCGCACCGCGGCGACGCTGGGCGGCAAGCTGGGTGTCCTGCTCTTCCAGCTGCCGCCGAACTTCAAGCGCAACGACGAGGTGCTCGCCGCGTTTCTGCACTCGCTGCCCGAACGCACCCGTGCGGCCTTCGAGTTCCGTCACGAATCGTGGCACGACGAAGCAGTGTTCGCGGCCCTCGCCGCCCGCAACCTGGCGCTCTGCGTGGCCGACAGCGAGAAAATGAGCACGCCGGTCGTCGCCACCGCCGACTATTCGTATTTCCGTCTGCGCGACGAAGGCTATCAGCCCGACGACATCCGCCGCTGGGGGGCGACGATCGCCGGGCTGTCCGCGGCGCGCGACGCGTTCGTCTACTTCAAGCACGAGGAACAGGGAAAAGGGCCCGAGTTCGCGCGGCTCCTGCAGTCCTCGGTGACGCCTGCCGGCCTGGAATAA
- a CDS encoding tannase/feruloyl esterase family alpha/beta hydrolase, whose protein sequence is MKRLLAVMAAQAVLTQAPPRLAGQPIVITPAHCTAARLGSIPASVIGEPVSGVTIAEPRWVGAADGQLARCEVDGTLLPVDPAARPISFRVWLPAAWNGRAAQQGGGGMNGVIPDLRGGGYTIDGKTPADLGFVTYGSDSGHAVRESPVWALNDEAIRNLGYAQLKKTHDVAMAIVRRVYGEAPRYSYFTGTSQGGREALTVAQRYPADYDGVIANVPIVGFSSLMLAPELIRIHEKPLANWVTRAKVPAIRAEFLRQCDGLDGLVDGVINDYPACRAIFDVSQGLPDRHPWSAKRCPDNVDPDPSNATANACLTDGQMSTLELVYGHYRFAAPLAHGVASFGMWTPTTDPSGSGLIAATRFRGQEGAAPDAALHTHLGVLGVTGFLMRDLAANPLDYVEGGPLNGRREELSAILDSTDPDLSAFARRGAKLIVTIGTNDTLASPGAQLDYYQRVIDTMGRKTVDEFARLFVVPQANHGLMASTADVDGNGQPVVRATLPTAYERFAVLLDWVERKAVPPMALTLTGGGRTMPLCSFPSYPRYLGGPAAAAASYTCAMEAGR, encoded by the coding sequence ATGAAGCGTCTGCTTGCCGTCATGGCCGCCCAGGCGGTGCTCACCCAGGCGCCGCCGCGCCTGGCCGGCCAGCCGATCGTCATCACTCCGGCTCACTGCACGGCCGCCCGGCTCGGATCGATTCCGGCCAGCGTCATCGGCGAGCCGGTGTCCGGCGTGACGATCGCGGAACCGCGCTGGGTCGGCGCCGCCGATGGGCAACTGGCGCGATGTGAGGTCGACGGCACGCTTCTGCCGGTCGATCCCGCCGCCCGGCCGATCAGCTTTCGGGTGTGGCTGCCGGCCGCGTGGAATGGGCGGGCCGCCCAGCAGGGGGGCGGCGGGATGAACGGCGTGATACCGGACCTGCGGGGCGGCGGCTACACGATCGATGGGAAGACACCCGCCGATCTCGGATTCGTCACCTACGGCAGCGATTCCGGGCACGCCGTCCGCGAGTCACCGGTGTGGGCGCTCAACGACGAGGCGATCCGCAATCTCGGCTATGCGCAGCTGAAGAAGACGCACGACGTCGCGATGGCGATCGTCCGCCGCGTCTATGGCGAAGCGCCGCGGTATTCCTACTTCACCGGCACGTCGCAGGGAGGCCGTGAAGCGCTGACCGTGGCGCAGCGCTATCCCGCCGACTACGACGGCGTGATCGCCAACGTTCCGATCGTCGGTTTTTCGTCGCTGATGCTCGCGCCCGAGCTGATTCGCATCCACGAGAAGCCGCTCGCCAACTGGGTCACGCGCGCCAAGGTCCCGGCGATCCGGGCCGAGTTCCTGCGGCAGTGCGACGGCCTTGACGGCCTCGTCGACGGCGTGATCAACGACTACCCGGCCTGCAGAGCCATCTTCGACGTCAGCCAGGGCCTGCCCGACCGCCATCCCTGGTCGGCGAAGCGATGCCCGGACAACGTCGACCCGGATCCGTCCAATGCGACGGCGAACGCCTGCCTGACGGACGGGCAGATGTCGACGCTCGAACTCGTGTACGGCCACTACCGTTTTGCCGCGCCGCTCGCGCACGGCGTGGCGTCGTTCGGCATGTGGACGCCGACCACGGATCCCTCGGGCAGCGGCCTCATCGCCGCGACGCGCTTCCGCGGACAGGAGGGCGCCGCGCCAGACGCCGCGCTGCACACGCATCTCGGCGTGCTCGGCGTCACCGGATTCCTGATGCGCGACCTCGCCGCCAATCCGCTCGACTACGTCGAAGGGGGCCCGCTCAACGGGCGGCGCGAGGAGCTGTCGGCGATCCTCGATTCGACCGACCCCGATCTCTCCGCGTTCGCGCGCCGCGGCGCCAAGCTGATCGTGACGATCGGCACCAACGACACGCTGGCCTCGCCTGGCGCCCAGCTCGATTACTACCAGCGCGTCATCGACACGATGGGGCGGAAGACGGTCGATGAGTTCGCCCGCCTGTTCGTCGTACCGCAGGCGAACCATGGACTGATGGCATCGACGGCGGACGTCGACGGCAACGGCCAGCCGGTGGTTCGGGCCACGTTGCCGACCGCCTACGAACGCTTCGCGGTGCTGCTCGACTGGGTGGAGCGAAAGGCGGTGCCGCCGATGGCGTTGACCCTGACCGGCGGCGGCCGCACGATGCCGCTCTGTTCGTTCCCGTCGTACCCCAGATATCTTGGCGGCCCGGCCGCCGCCGCGGCCTCGTACACGTGCGCGATGGAGGCGGGCCGGTAA
- a CDS encoding carboxylesterase family protein: MANEMNRRQMLGTTTAVIGGALAGVTADVFAQDKPAAKGAPSTSAGPNLDPPVVEIKGGKLRGLREGRTLSFLGIQYAQAERFGPPLPVKPWSGVKNAQVWGPVCPSPEQTAVGADELVFPHRYYIANENCQYLNVWTQSLTPATKKPVMVWMHGGGFTNGSSMESYAYDGRSLSEFGDVVVVSMNHRLNILGTLDLSAYGSQYANSRQTGMADLVSALQWVRDNVATFGGDPDNVMIFGQSGGGGKVVRLMHMPEAKGLFHRVSAQSGGNNNYRGSDVAASIKAQRTIAAHVLKQLNLTSADLDKLKTVPYYTLITAGTAALRSAAQELGLPNIGGWNPIADDESVTREFCDWADNIPLIAGSVFSEFAGNLQSGDNKNAWTPSEIDEHLTRAYGDKRSAIVAEFQKAFPHKKAQDVLFYAGTTRPGVKNLLDRKVEKSKVPTYNYVFAWEYPVNGGITAFHCSELAFCFHALSVPQIKTATGGGPAAMALQDKVSQAWINFAKTGNPNQPSLAWKPYTKESSQAMVFDTQSESVALNDAKLISLLPQPAGRGGGAGRGGQ; encoded by the coding sequence ATGGCCAATGAGATGAACCGCCGGCAGATGCTGGGGACGACCACCGCGGTAATCGGCGGCGCGCTCGCCGGCGTCACCGCAGACGTGTTTGCGCAGGACAAGCCCGCCGCGAAGGGGGCGCCTTCGACCTCAGCCGGCCCGAACCTGGATCCACCGGTGGTCGAGATCAAGGGTGGAAAGCTGCGCGGCCTGCGCGAGGGCAGGACGCTGTCGTTTCTCGGCATCCAGTACGCGCAGGCCGAGCGCTTCGGGCCGCCGTTGCCGGTCAAGCCGTGGTCGGGCGTCAAGAACGCCCAGGTGTGGGGGCCCGTCTGCCCCTCGCCGGAACAGACCGCCGTCGGCGCCGACGAGCTGGTCTTCCCGCACCGTTACTACATCGCCAACGAGAACTGCCAGTATCTCAACGTCTGGACGCAGAGCCTGACCCCGGCGACGAAGAAGCCGGTGATGGTCTGGATGCACGGCGGCGGCTTCACCAACGGCTCCTCGATGGAATCGTATGCCTATGACGGGCGCTCGCTGAGCGAGTTCGGCGACGTCGTCGTCGTCAGCATGAACCACCGCCTGAACATCCTCGGCACGCTCGATCTCTCGGCATACGGGTCGCAGTACGCGAACTCGCGTCAGACCGGCATGGCCGACCTCGTGTCTGCGCTGCAGTGGGTGCGGGACAACGTCGCCACCTTCGGCGGCGATCCGGACAACGTGATGATCTTCGGGCAGTCCGGCGGCGGCGGCAAAGTGGTGCGGCTGATGCACATGCCGGAGGCGAAGGGCCTCTTCCATCGCGTGTCGGCGCAGAGCGGCGGCAACAACAACTACCGCGGCAGCGACGTCGCCGCGAGCATCAAGGCGCAGCGGACCATCGCGGCGCACGTGTTGAAGCAGCTGAACCTGACCAGCGCCGACCTCGACAAGTTGAAGACGGTGCCCTACTACACGCTGATCACGGCCGGCACGGCCGCGCTGCGTTCCGCCGCGCAGGAGCTCGGCCTCCCCAACATCGGCGGCTGGAATCCGATTGCCGACGACGAGTCCGTGACGCGCGAGTTCTGCGACTGGGCCGACAACATCCCGCTCATCGCCGGCTCGGTCTTCAGCGAATTCGCCGGCAATCTCCAGAGCGGGGACAACAAGAACGCCTGGACGCCAAGCGAGATCGACGAGCACCTGACGCGCGCCTACGGCGACAAGAGGAGCGCCATCGTCGCCGAATTCCAGAAGGCCTTCCCGCACAAGAAGGCGCAGGACGTGCTGTTCTATGCCGGGACGACGCGCCCGGGCGTGAAGAACCTGCTCGACCGCAAGGTCGAGAAGAGCAAAGTGCCCACCTACAACTACGTGTTCGCGTGGGAGTATCCGGTCAACGGCGGCATCACCGCGTTCCACTGCTCGGAGCTGGCGTTCTGCTTCCACGCACTGAGCGTGCCGCAGATCAAGACGGCGACGGGCGGCGGTCCGGCCGCGATGGCGCTGCAGGACAAGGTGTCGCAGGCCTGGATCAACTTCGCGAAGACGGGCAACCCGAACCAGCCGTCGCTGGCGTGGAAGCCGTACACGAAGGAAAGCTCGCAGGCGATGGTGTTCGACACGCAGAGCGAATCGGTGGCGCTCAACGACGCAAAATTGATCTCGCTCCTGCCGCAGCCGGCCGGCCGCGGCGGTGGCGCCGGCCGTGGCGGGCAATAG
- a CDS encoding alpha/beta hydrolase fold domain-containing protein produces MRLRTAALLSALILAAAPASAQRGAGAPAPPPNPNGPYAATLVAPVHGKVTLSPSLPADGKYPKGTVVTVTATADSGFAIDSVWYSVPGRFGQMYHESAGPSFQVTMDQDKHLGASFVDAAAVKNITVTSDVVYAKPGVKPLKYDVYAPTGARNLPLVIIIHGGGWQANDEDVMRGLARELTRDGKFVVFSMDYRWAGKEDGDAVPNTMADLIDDVYGGIAHIMEHASQYGGDPTRVGLTGDSAGGHLSAAASLMTNMIGSKGFGKTPGVFEFMPSYLPKGKSAEQVAGEMSKAIKAAAPSYGVFSAAQLNPYDADHTNDQAWKEAIAPLSHIPPATERSVPQFLTRGTVDPLIKDEMVKEFTDALVKAGQRAEYIQVGGASHAFFDWKPDDRTKATFAKYGVYYAARMKDFFESTLY; encoded by the coding sequence CACTCCTGTCCGCGCTCATTCTTGCCGCCGCGCCTGCCAGCGCGCAGCGGGGAGCAGGAGCGCCGGCTCCGCCGCCGAATCCGAACGGGCCGTATGCCGCCACGCTGGTGGCACCCGTGCACGGCAAGGTCACACTCTCGCCGTCGCTGCCGGCTGACGGCAAGTATCCGAAAGGCACCGTCGTCACCGTCACCGCGACGGCCGACTCCGGCTTCGCGATCGATTCGGTCTGGTACTCGGTTCCAGGGCGCTTCGGGCAGATGTATCACGAGTCTGCGGGCCCGTCGTTCCAGGTGACGATGGACCAGGACAAACACCTCGGCGCGTCCTTCGTCGACGCCGCGGCGGTCAAGAACATTACCGTCACCAGCGACGTCGTTTACGCCAAACCGGGTGTCAAGCCGCTCAAGTACGACGTCTATGCGCCCACGGGCGCGCGCAACCTGCCGCTCGTCATCATCATTCACGGCGGCGGCTGGCAGGCGAACGACGAGGACGTGATGCGCGGCCTGGCCCGCGAGTTGACCCGGGACGGCAAGTTCGTCGTGTTCAGCATGGACTATCGCTGGGCCGGCAAGGAAGACGGCGACGCGGTTCCGAACACGATGGCGGATCTCATCGACGACGTGTACGGCGGGATCGCGCACATCATGGAGCACGCCTCCCAGTACGGCGGCGACCCGACGCGCGTCGGGCTGACCGGCGACAGCGCCGGCGGACACCTGTCGGCGGCCGCCTCGCTGATGACGAACATGATCGGCTCGAAGGGCTTCGGCAAGACGCCGGGCGTGTTCGAGTTCATGCCGTCGTATCTGCCCAAAGGCAAGAGCGCCGAGCAGGTGGCCGGCGAGATGTCGAAGGCGATCAAGGCGGCGGCGCCGAGCTACGGCGTCTTCAGCGCGGCGCAGCTCAATCCGTACGATGCCGACCACACCAACGACCAGGCGTGGAAGGAAGCGATCGCGCCGCTCAGCCACATCCCACCCGCTACCGAGCGCTCGGTACCGCAGTTCCTGACGCGCGGCACCGTCGATCCGCTGATCAAGGACGAGATGGTGAAGGAGTTCACCGACGCGCTCGTGAAAGCGGGGCAGCGCGCCGAGTACATTCAGGTTGGCGGCGCCAGCCACGCGTTCTTCGACTGGAAGCCGGACGACCGCACGAAGGCAACCTTCGCGAAGTACGGGGTCTACTACGCGGCCCGCATGAAGGACTTCTTCGAATCGACTCTGTATTAG
- a CDS encoding sugar transferase, which translates to MFPGKRAFDLAGAAAGLVCFAPVMLIAAALILLDDGRPVLFRQTRLGRGRRAFSILKFRTMRNGRITRIGTFLRATGLDELPQFVNILRGELSAVGPRPITAEDALRFGWTGPSARARWAVPPGLTGLAQLAARSRHEALVFDRCYRRRQCLILDCRIVAMSFLVNLAGKSRARQLLFGRSHPGRAESSREP; encoded by the coding sequence ATGTTTCCGGGCAAGCGCGCCTTCGATCTCGCCGGCGCCGCGGCCGGACTGGTGTGCTTCGCGCCGGTGATGCTGATCGCGGCGGCGCTGATCCTGCTCGACGACGGCCGGCCGGTGCTGTTCCGGCAGACGCGGCTCGGACGCGGGCGGCGGGCCTTCTCGATTCTGAAGTTCCGCACGATGCGCAACGGCCGGATCACGAGGATCGGCACCTTCCTGCGCGCGACCGGCCTCGACGAGCTGCCGCAGTTCGTCAACATCCTGCGCGGAGAGTTGAGCGCGGTGGGTCCCCGTCCGATTACCGCGGAAGACGCGCTGCGCTTTGGATGGACCGGACCGTCGGCGCGGGCGCGCTGGGCCGTGCCGCCCGGCCTCACCGGGCTGGCGCAGCTCGCCGCGCGTTCGCGGCACGAGGCGCTGGTCTTCGACCGGTGCTACCGCCGCCGCCAGTGCCTGATTCTCGACTGCCGGATCGTGGCGATGTCGTTCCTGGTCAATCTGGCGGGCAAGAGCCGCGCGCGACAGCTGCTCTTCGGCCGGTCGCACCCCGGACGGGCAGAGTCTTCCAGGGAACCATGA